In the Phaeobacter sp. A36a-5a genome, one interval contains:
- a CDS encoding ParB/RepB/Spo0J family partition protein, which translates to MSKRRMFDIDFPSDPTPATPEAASPAPVDPHPGAPALETKSAFRSGEARRGPMATAISENAEALRTRAEVEQNIRAENDRLAHEFVRLKTLGLVVDRIPLDLISTSKLIRDRAVNRDPELEELKESIRDLGLSNPIRVEEDGEGYQLVQGFRRLSAYRALYEETGEEQFRLIPAGLVARGETLQGLYRRMVDENLVRRDISFAEMAQLALSYSQDPETDSDSVEDSVALLYASAGRQKRSYIRHFAELLELIGEELSYAEAIPRALGLDLKKHLLENPATLESLRQRLRERSFSSAEEELAVLRQALKAPASDVREASTSQRAGMAKTTLRCSVPAGTVRCLARDGRIEMAMERDFSAVDQRRLEAAITAFFDALDGDQT; encoded by the coding sequence ATGAGCAAGCGCAGAATGTTCGACATCGATTTTCCGTCGGATCCCACCCCCGCCACGCCCGAGGCAGCCTCCCCTGCCCCGGTGGACCCGCACCCCGGCGCCCCCGCGCTTGAGACGAAGTCGGCGTTCCGTTCAGGCGAGGCGCGCCGTGGCCCGATGGCCACCGCCATCAGCGAAAACGCCGAAGCGCTGCGGACACGGGCGGAGGTCGAGCAGAATATCCGGGCAGAGAACGATCGCCTGGCGCATGAATTTGTCCGGCTGAAGACCCTTGGTCTGGTGGTCGATCGGATCCCGCTGGATTTGATTTCGACCAGCAAGCTGATCCGCGATCGCGCCGTCAACCGGGATCCTGAGCTGGAGGAGTTGAAGGAGTCGATCCGCGATCTTGGTCTGTCCAACCCGATCCGGGTGGAAGAGGACGGCGAGGGGTATCAGCTGGTACAGGGCTTCCGGCGACTGTCGGCCTATCGCGCGCTTTACGAGGAAACGGGAGAGGAACAGTTCCGCCTGATCCCGGCCGGACTGGTGGCGCGGGGCGAGACGCTACAGGGTCTGTACCGGCGAATGGTGGATGAAAACCTGGTGCGCCGGGATATTTCCTTTGCCGAAATGGCGCAGCTCGCGCTCTCCTATTCGCAGGATCCAGAGACGGATTCAGACTCTGTAGAAGACTCTGTTGCGCTGCTTTATGCTTCAGCCGGGCGTCAGAAGCGCAGCTACATTCGCCACTTTGCAGAGCTGCTGGAACTGATTGGAGAAGAGCTGTCCTATGCCGAGGCGATCCCCCGTGCATTAGGGCTGGATCTGAAGAAGCACCTGCTGGAGAACCCGGCCACGCTTGAGTCGCTGCGGCAACGCCTAAGGGAGCGGAGTTTTTCCAGCGCTGAGGAAGAGCTGGCCGTTTTGCGGCAGGCGCTCAAGGCCCCTGCATCGGATGTTAGGGAGGCCAGCACCAGCCAGCGCGCCGGCATGGCCAAGACCACGCTGCGCTGTTCTGTCCCTGCGGGGACGGTGCGGTGTCTGGCGCGGGACGGGCGGATTGAAATGGCGATGGAGCGTGATTTCTCGGCCGTTGACCAGCGCCGGCTTGAGGCCGCGATCACGGCTTTCTTTGATGCTCTGGACGGGGATCAGACCTAG
- a CDS encoding family 16 glycosylhydrolase, producing the protein MASTDSAQAEKTPALDLRVPGEMRDSDDWLVSTWNAGQSRDTTWSQDNVQINSDGAVELHLTSDNGVGERLFTGGEIQSEAAHETGIWSWTAQAPQMQDGTVFGMFLYQEDYRNDRWLEFDFEFVGANTRQVQLSIHMEAEDGSRVRLADGPAGPLVVDLGFDAAEGLHTYEIELTGTSAIFRVDGEVRADLSGADMPGGLWYSGAVKSFADLWAVSDNQTAWAGTPDPDAPPLVAVIADVSLPGQEDPAEPEFDSEQRGTEQAEDLFGGAGADLIHGGDGADQLVGNRGSDHLYGDKGQDILRGKDGDDFLFGGRGRDRLAGGGGDDQLDGGIGRDQLRGGGGADVFIFRQGGTPDRVNDFSLSQGDVLDLTRFNLDGADQLRWLDGERGRGTRDLLQADGEDGWVNVAVIDDRADALTLDLLIAQDAILF; encoded by the coding sequence ATGGCATCAACAGACAGCGCGCAGGCAGAAAAGACACCGGCGCTGGACCTGCGGGTCCCCGGCGAGATGCGTGACAGCGACGACTGGCTGGTGTCGACATGGAATGCCGGTCAATCGCGCGACACCACGTGGTCACAGGATAATGTCCAGATCAACAGTGACGGCGCGGTTGAGCTGCATCTGACGTCGGATAATGGCGTTGGAGAGCGGCTTTTCACCGGTGGTGAAATCCAGTCCGAAGCGGCCCATGAGACCGGCATCTGGAGCTGGACTGCACAGGCGCCGCAGATGCAGGATGGCACGGTCTTTGGGATGTTCCTCTATCAGGAGGACTATCGGAACGATCGCTGGCTGGAGTTCGATTTTGAATTCGTTGGCGCCAATACCCGTCAGGTTCAATTGAGCATCCATATGGAGGCGGAGGATGGCAGCCGCGTGCGGCTGGCCGATGGCCCCGCGGGGCCGCTGGTCGTTGATCTTGGGTTCGATGCCGCCGAGGGGCTGCATACCTATGAAATCGAATTGACCGGCACCAGCGCGATTTTCCGCGTAGATGGAGAGGTGCGCGCCGATCTCAGCGGGGCTGATATGCCGGGTGGGCTTTGGTACTCCGGGGCGGTCAAGAGCTTTGCTGACCTTTGGGCGGTGTCCGACAATCAAACGGCTTGGGCCGGAACACCTGACCCGGATGCGCCGCCGCTGGTCGCGGTGATTGCGGATGTGTCCCTGCCGGGACAGGAAGATCCCGCCGAGCCGGAGTTCGACAGCGAACAGCGTGGCACGGAGCAGGCAGAGGATCTGTTCGGCGGCGCTGGTGCAGATCTGATCCACGGTGGCGATGGTGCGGATCAGCTGGTGGGCAATCGTGGTTCGGATCACCTCTATGGTGACAAGGGGCAGGACATCCTGCGCGGCAAGGACGGAGATGATTTCCTGTTTGGTGGTCGCGGCCGGGATCGTCTGGCGGGAGGCGGGGGTGACGATCAGCTTGACGGTGGGATCGGTCGTGATCAGCTGCGCGGCGGGGGCGGCGCGGATGTTTTTATCTTCCGCCAGGGCGGGACGCCGGACCGGGTCAATGATTTCTCCCTGTCCCAAGGGGACGTTCTGGATCTGACGCGGTTCAATCTGGATGGTGCGGATCAGCTGCGCTGGCTTGATGGTGAGCGTGGGCGTGGTACGCGCGATCTGTTGCAGGCCGACGGCGAAGATGGCTGGGTGAATGTTGCGGTGATCGATGACCGGGCGGATGCGCTGACACTGGATCTGCTGATAGCTCAGGATGCGATCCTGTTCTAG